The sequence CAAAAATCTACTGTTTTCAGATGATTGGCGCGAGAGGCGCTGCAAAATCCAACAATCCAATCGGCTTAAGTCTCAAACTATTGAAAACAAAGGGCTAGCGTTTGTGTTTTGAGACCACACTTCCTCCGCCTGGGGCTGATACAGCACGACGCCTTAATGCTTGCTGGTGGCGGGAATGAGTGCAGATCCTTCGCTCGCTTTGCTCGCTCGTGATGACAAATCGTTTTAGGACTCGTTGTGGGATCGAAGATTACTGCGCTGATGTCCCGCGTTCGCCAGCAGCTCTTGATCAATGTCCCTAATTCCAGCTTAGCAAATCGGGATAGGCAAATGGGACATTGGGAGCGGCGATTTATTTACTCGTGCAACATGGGGATAGGAGAAAAGAGGAGGACCGAGGGGCTTGACAGAAATCGAAGGTGTCGGCTACCCCACCTCTACCAGAACTTCCTCGCCTTCGATTTTGATGGGATAGACCGCGACCTTGAGGGCGGGATTCTCGGCAGGGACGCCGGTCTTGGGATCGTATTGCCAGCCGTGCCAGGGACAGATGATCTTGCCATCGGCGACCACGCCTTGAGCTAAAGGACCGCCGCGGTGGACGCAGACGTTATCCATCGCGCAATAGTTGCCGTCAACGTTGGCGATGCAGATCGTCTTGTCGCCCAGGGGAAATTCGCGGGCTTCACCTTCCTCGGGGAGATCGGGCTTCGAAGCTAGTCTGACGAAATCGGACATGCAGGGGAACTGTAAATTGCAAATGGGAAATTGAAAACTGGGAAAACTGGGAAAACTGAATATCCCACTCAAGCCAAAAGACGGATTGAGTGGGCCACCTGAACTCCCGGAGGCGATGAGGCAAAAGCAGGTCCCTCCACGCGCGATAAAATCGCCCGCAAGCGATCCCATCGCTTGGTCGGGATAACAATCAGGCTGGGATTACGGGACAGGGGCCGGCTATTTCGGCTGCAGGGTTTGCGCGATCATGACCTGGCGCTTGAAGTTTTCCACCATGTTCTCTTCCAGGCGGACTTCAGTAGGTTTCCTGGCGACCGACATCTGGTCAATTTTGTCCTGCAGTTTGAGCAGCGCGTAGAAGAGATTTTCCGGGCGCGGCGGACAGCCGATTACGTACACGTCAACGGGGACGATACGATCGACGCCCTGCAAGACAGCGTAAGTGTTGAATGGCCCACCAACGGATGAGCATGCGCCCATGGAGATTACCCACTTGGGGTCAGGCATCTGGTCGTAGATTCGCTTCACGACCGGCGCCA comes from Terriglobales bacterium and encodes:
- the nuoB gene encoding NADH-quinone oxidoreductase subunit NuoB gives rise to the protein MSWLQNKFEKNFLITTVDYVFNWARKSALWPMTFGLACCAIEMIASSTARFDIARFGSEVFRPSPRQSDLMIVSGTVTLKMAPVVKRIYDQMPDPKWVISMGACSSVGGPFNTYAVLQGVDRIVPVDVYVIGCPPRPENLFYALLKLQDKIDQMSVARKPTEVRLEENMVENFKRQVMIAQTLQPK
- a CDS encoding Rieske (2Fe-2S) protein, with the translated sequence MSDFVRLASKPDLPEEGEAREFPLGDKTICIANVDGNYCAMDNVCVHRGGPLAQGVVADGKIICPWHGWQYDPKTGVPAENPALKVAVYPIKIEGEEVLVEVG